The genomic segment CCCTTAAATGGTATGTTATATATTTATTATACCCCATTAATAAAAGTTTGCTATACGTTGAACATAATATAAATAATGTGTAATAGGTGCGGGACGGCAAAGCCATCCCCTACATATGATAAAACCAATATTGTAGGGGCGACCTGTGGTCGCCCGTTGTACGACACATTGTTCCAATTATACACATTATACCATTTCCTTATGGTCCGTGGTAACCCCTAAATCCTAATTTATAATCAATAAGGCTTGTCCTACTTATGATACGGTTCACCTTTGCTTATCTTAAATCCTCTATATATCTGTTCAAGAAGTATGAGTCTCATGAGTTGATGGGGAAAGGTCATCTTTGAGAAGGAAAGTTTGAAATCACTTCTATCTAATACTTCAGCTGACAAACCAAGGGAGCCTCCAATTATAAAAGTTAGATCTCCCTTTCCTTCTAAAGCTAGATTGTCTATTTTTCTTGAAAAGTCTTCACTAGATAAGTTCTTTCCATCTATAGCAAGGGAAATCACATAGGTATTAGTTGGAAGCTTGGAAAGAATTCTTTGTCCTTCTTTTCCCTTGATTATATTTATTTCTTTTTCGCTCAAATTTTCTGGTGCTTTTTCATCTATTACTTCTATTATTTCTAGATTGCAATATCTAGATAATCTCTTTGAATATTCTTTTATTCCTTCTTGTATAAATTTTTCCTTAAGTTTTCCTACTGCTACTATTCTTATATTCATGATTTTTTAAGCCAACTTTCTACTTCTTCTATCAATTTGAAATTTGTAAAATCATATTGAAGAGGTGTGACTGTTACATATCCTTTTTTTAAATAATATCTATCCGTACCCTTTTCTAATTCATCCTTTCTTCTACCGCTAACTACTAGAGACATTTCTTCTTCATTGCCTTCTTCCATAAAATAATAATCATAAATCATTCCACCAATTCTGCAAACTTTGATACCTTTTATATTTCTTTCATCAACACAAGGGGTATTTATATTGAGCACAGTTTTGCTATTCAAAAATCTGTCATTGACAGTTTGCAATATGTATTTCAAATATTTAGCCCCAATTTCATAGCATGCCTTTCCATCATTCATCTCAGCTGAAACTGCAATAGACGGTATATCATATATATTTGCTTCTATTGCTGCTGAAACAGTTCCAGAATACAAAATATCCATACCTAAATTGGTACCCATATTTATACCTGATACAACTAAATCAACAGGCTCTTCCAATATTTTATCCAATGCAACTCTCACACAATCTGCTGGAGTACCTGACACACTATAAGCTTCAGATTTTATTCCCTGAAGATTCTTCTTCTTAACTATTATAGGTTTCGTCAAAGTAATTGAATGACTAGTAGCACTCATTTGATTGTCTGGTGCCACTATTGTCACATGATGATCTTTCTCTAAATATCTTGCTAAAGTCTGTATTCCCTCTGCATTTATTCCATCGTCATTAACCAAAAGTAATCTCATATCTTTCCTCCTAAATACCTGATTTTCTGAGCTTATATATTATTATAGCAAAAGAAGAGAAAAAATAATACACAAAGAAAAAGCATGATAGATAAACTACCATGCTTTCAAACTTTATGCCTTTACAAATAGATGAATAATTGCCATTATGATTGCTAAATAATTAAATACTTGATATGTTTTAAAAGTACTTTCTTCAAATTTCTTTCCTTCACCTTCATTTGCAAGGCCTATAATTAGTCCTATTATTGCCAATATTCCTGCTGAAATACCTACCCAACTAATTGATGTATAATTCATTATATAGATAAAATGTAGTACAATAGTGATAATTGCTACTATTGCAAATGTTTTGAAGCCTTTGTCAATAAATTTAGCAAAACCATTTGGCTCTTTGTTTTCTCCATCTTTCTCGTAATAGCTAGTGTAATAGATGTTTAAAAATGCTAGAAAGTATACAACCAAACTACACCAACCAAAAATGCTAGCTGCAGTTTCCACATTGTCACCTTCTTTCACTATACATTTTATTATCTATTTTATACATACCCTGATGTTCATATAGCAAACATAATGAGCTCAGTTTTTCGTTTTTTTTAACAACTTACAGTGATAAATAGATAAATTGCAATGATTACACTACTAAATATTTGGGAACTTTATCGCAATAATCACATGTATGGGGACTTGTCCAGTCAGTAAAACTTGTCTTGTCAAGTTCATATATATCCGGTGATTGCTCGTATATTTCAACAAAATCTTCTATGGCATTTTCTAAATGTTCATTGCAGACAACATACATTCTCATCATCTCCATTTTATATTTTACTATTAGTATATACAAAAAAAGTATTTTTAAAGGCCTGACATTTTGTCAAGCCTCTAATTTTAAAACAAATTATTATTCAAATCGTATATCTACTTTTTCTTCTCGCCCATTTCTAATTATAGTTAAAGTAGCATTGTTGCCTTTTTTATATTTATACAACATTTTCTTCAACTGATTCATGCTTTCAACCTTATTTTCATCTAATTTAACTATAATATCTCCTGTGCTAAGTCCTGCCTTATCTGCTGGTGAGTTTGGCATTATTTCAATGATTATTACACCTTCATCTACATTTAAATCTACTCCCAATTGTCTTTCATATTTATCTACTTCTACTCCTGTAATGCCTATATATACTGTTTTGAAATCTCCTTTTTTTATAACTTCTTGCAGAATTGGTTTTGCTACATTTATTGGTATAGAAAATCCAAGACCTTCTCCTGTTTGAATCTTTGCAGTATTTATTCCTATTACTTCTCCATTCGCATTTAAAAGTGGTCCTCCACTATTCCCTGGGTTAATAGAGGCATCTGTTTGAATCAAATCCTCTATTATATTGTAACGATCTACTCTTATGGTCCTATGAAGTCCACTTACGACACCTGATGTAACAGTTCGCTGGAAATCTAATCCTAGAGGATTACCAATAGCCACTGCAAGTTGCCCCACTTCCAGCATATCTGAATTTCCCAAGTCTGCAGCAGGAAGTCCTGTTGCATCTACTTTGACTACTGCTAGATCTAGTGCCGGGTCAAACCAAAGAACTTTTCCAACCTTTTTATCTCCATTTTCAAATAGCACTGTGATCTTTCTTGCATTTCCATCACCTATTACATGAGAATTAGTCAAAATATATCCATTGCTATCTACAATGACTCCAGAACCAACTCCTTCTACTTCTCTTTCCCATATGAATTCCTTCACTACTTCTACTGTAGTGATCCCAACTACTGAACTAACTGATTTTTTTGCTACAGCAGTCACAGCAGTCACATCATCTTTAGGAGTAATCTTTATTTCTTGTTTAGTAATTGATCCTTGACTAGAATAAATTTTAGGCATTGGAAGTACTTTGCCATATAAATAATTTGGTGCAACATAAGATGTGATAAGCCCTCCTATTATTGCAGCAATTAAAGCTACTATAAAGTAAGAAAAGAAACTTCCTCTTTTTTTAGGAGGCTTTCTTTCAACTATTGGCCTATCCACATAATAACTTACATCAGGTTTTCTATCATCCATATTAGTCCCTCCTGCAATTAAAAATTATATACTTTAGATACTTTGTCTCTATGTGTAAGATCTAAAGTTATATCAGTATGTACATCTATTCCTGAGTCTTCTAATATGTTTTTTACAGTTTTGTATGCTAAAAGTGGAAAGTTGTTTTCTTGACTTAAATGACCTAACAAAGCTATTTCTCCATTTCCTGAAACAATTTCTGAAATGATTTTTCCTGCATCATCATTTGAAAGATGCCCTTTTTCTCCCATTATTCTTTTTTTAAGAGGCCAAGGATACTTGCCAACTTTCAGCATCTCTAAATCATGATTTGACTCTATCAAGTAAAGAGAGGATCCTTTAATATATTCCTTCATATCTTCATTTACCCATCCTGTATCAGTTATAATACTTATTTTTTTATTTTTATAATATATAGCATATCCTACAGGTTCATATGCATCATGAGAAATATTAAAAGGAAGTATTCCCAAATCCTTAAGTTCAAATTCTTTTCCTGTATTAAACGTTTTTATATTGTATTCTTTTATATTTCCTATAGTCTTTCCCATGCCAGACCAAGTGCCTTCATTGGCCAAAATGGGTATATCATATCTCCTTGACAATACACCAACTCCTTTGGTGTGATCTATATGTTCATGAGTGACTAATATAGCATCAATGGTATTTGGAAGTACATCTATATCACTCAACAACTCTTCTATTTTTTTGCCACTCATCCCTGCGTCTATTAAAATCCTTATATTATCTGTTTCTATATATTGACAATTTCCACTGCTCCCACTTGAAAGGGAACAAAATTTAAATCCCATTATTTTTCCTCCAATATTGCTATACTTTTTTCACATTAGCTCCTATTTTCTTTAATTTAAATACTAAATCTTCATATCCTCTTTCTATATGTTGAATTTCTCCTATAGCTGTTGTACCTTCTGCCATAAGCCCTGCCACAACAAGTGCTGCTCCTGCTCTCAAGTCAGTAGCCCTAACTTCTGCTCCCATAAGCTTATCTACACCTTTAACAATAGCTGTACTGCCATCTACGCTAATGTCAGCACCCATCCTCTTTAATTCATCTATATATTTAAATCTACTTTCAGAAACAGTTTCAGTGACAATACTAGTCCCTTTTACTGTACTTAAAAGAGCAGTCATAGGCTGCTGCAAATCTGTTGGAAATCCTGGATAAGGAAGAGTTTTTATATTTACATTTTTTAAATCAAAATCCCCATCGATTTGTATACTATCACCATATTCTATGACTTCTACACCCACTTCTCTAAGTTTCGCTGTCACTGGCTCTAGATGCACTGGTATGACATTTTTAATAAGCAAATTCCCTTTCGTACCTGCAGCCATTATCATATAAGTGCCAGCCTCTATTTGATCTGGTATAACAGAATAATTACAGCCATGGAGCTTTTCTACTCCATTTATCTTTATGACATCTGTCCCTGCTCCTCTTATATCTCCTCCCATAGTATTTATGAAATTCGCCACATCTACTATATGAGGTTCTTTAGCCGCATTTTCAATAATAGTAGTTCCCTCTGCCATTGTAGCTGCCATCATAATATTTATAGTGGCTCCTACACTGACTACATCTAGATATATTTTACTTCCTACAAGTTTTTCTGCACTACATTTTATTACTCCATGGTCTATCTCCACTTTTGCACCAAGAGCCTCAAATCCCTTTATATGTTGATCTATAGGTCTTACCCCTATATCGCAGCCTCCTGGATATAATACTTCAACTTCTTTAAATCTACTAAGCCCTGCTCCTAAAAGGTAATAGGAAGCTCTCATTTTCCTAGTTATTTCATCTATAAGTACACATTTTTCAATATTATTTGTATCTATATCTAATATACCATTTCTATCAAGTTTCACGTCTGCACCAAGCATTCCCATTATTTTTGTTAGGTTTGAGACATCACTTATCATAGGTAAATTTTCTATTCTACATTTGTCACCTGAAAGAACCGTTCCTATAATTATAGGAAGAGCTGCATTTTTAAATCCACTTATATTAACTTCTCCAATTAATTTATTTCCACCTTCAATTATTATTTTATCCATTGTTAAACCTCTCTTTCTAATGGAGGAATCAGTAGTTATCAATAACATTATACCGCTAAATGTAAATATAATCTATATTAAAAAGAAAAAAGAAGAATCCATGATTCTTCTAATTAGTATTCATCTAATAATATTTTACTTCCATCATCAAATTGTATTCTCCAAGCTGGTATAGCTTTACCTTCTCTTGTTTTTTTAGGGTCATTTATATCTTCATGCCTTGAGGGATCAAAATAATAGCACAATGAAATATCTTCAATAGTTTTCCCATAAGCTTCTTCCATTGTTAAAAGACCCAATATGGCTTTTGGTGCCGTACTTATGTATATTTGATTTTCACCAATTTCTTTGGTATTTAACCAAAAGCGTTCAAATCTTTTAACTCCACATTTATCTATCTCAAATTTTGTATAAGTTTTTTCTACATACAATCCCTCATATATTTTAGTATATTCTAAATAATATATG from the Sporanaerobacter acetigenes DSM 13106 genome contains:
- a CDS encoding YcdB/YcdC domain-containing protein, whose translation is MDEINNNFFGGKTIGVEQEEGKVEFQINKEKVTLLDGKTLIYENSDDKEKYAKLDKEKAISIAEDFLKEKRFSMDDMKLSFIKNDNGIYYLEYTKIYEGLYVEKTYTKFEIDKCGVKRFERFWLNTKEIGENQIYISTAPKAILGLLTMEEAYGKTIEDISLCYYFDPSRHEDINDPKKTREGKAIPAWRIQFDDGSKILLDEY
- a CDS encoding MBL fold metallo-hydrolase; this translates as MGFKFCSLSSGSSGNCQYIETDNIRILIDAGMSGKKIEELLSDIDVLPNTIDAILVTHEHIDHTKGVGVLSRRYDIPILANEGTWSGMGKTIGNIKEYNIKTFNTGKEFELKDLGILPFNISHDAYEPVGYAIYYKNKKISIITDTGWVNEDMKEYIKGSSLYLIESNHDLEMLKVGKYPWPLKKRIMGEKGHLSNDDAGKIISEIVSGNGEIALLGHLSQENNFPLLAYKTVKNILEDSGIDVHTDITLDLTHRDKVSKVYNF
- a CDS encoding serine protease HtrA; translated protein: MDDRKPDVSYYVDRPIVERKPPKKRGSFFSYFIVALIAAIIGGLITSYVAPNYLYGKVLPMPKIYSSQGSITKQEIKITPKDDVTAVTAVAKKSVSSVVGITTVEVVKEFIWEREVEGVGSGVIVDSNGYILTNSHVIGDGNARKITVLFENGDKKVGKVLWFDPALDLAVVKVDATGLPAADLGNSDMLEVGQLAVAIGNPLGLDFQRTVTSGVVSGLHRTIRVDRYNIIEDLIQTDASINPGNSGGPLLNANGEVIGINTAKIQTGEGLGFSIPINVAKPILQEVIKKGDFKTVYIGITGVEVDKYERQLGVDLNVDEGVIIIEIMPNSPADKAGLSTGDIIVKLDENKVESMNQLKKMLYKYKKGNNATLTIIRNGREEKVDIRFE
- a CDS encoding UDP-N-acetylglucosamine 1-carboxyvinyltransferase, yielding MDKIIIEGGNKLIGEVNISGFKNAALPIIIGTVLSGDKCRIENLPMISDVSNLTKIMGMLGADVKLDRNGILDIDTNNIEKCVLIDEITRKMRASYYLLGAGLSRFKEVEVLYPGGCDIGVRPIDQHIKGFEALGAKVEIDHGVIKCSAEKLVGSKIYLDVVSVGATINIMMAATMAEGTTIIENAAKEPHIVDVANFINTMGGDIRGAGTDVIKINGVEKLHGCNYSVIPDQIEAGTYMIMAAGTKGNLLIKNVIPVHLEPVTAKLREVGVEVIEYGDSIQIDGDFDLKNVNIKTLPYPGFPTDLQQPMTALLSTVKGTSIVTETVSESRFKYIDELKRMGADISVDGSTAIVKGVDKLMGAEVRATDLRAGAALVVAGLMAEGTTAIGEIQHIERGYEDLVFKLKKIGANVKKV
- a CDS encoding CxxH/CxxC protein, producing the protein MEMMRMYVVCNEHLENAIEDFVEIYEQSPDIYELDKTSFTDWTSPHTCDYCDKVPKYLVV
- the rlmH gene encoding 23S rRNA (pseudouridine(1915)-N(3))-methyltransferase RlmH codes for the protein MNIRIVAVGKLKEKFIQEGIKEYSKRLSRYCNLEIIEVIDEKAPENLSEKEINIIKGKEGQRILSKLPTNTYVISLAIDGKNLSSEDFSRKIDNLALEGKGDLTFIIGGSLGLSAEVLDRSDFKLSFSKMTFPHQLMRLILLEQIYRGFKISKGEPYHK
- the surE gene encoding 5'/3'-nucleotidase SurE produces the protein MRLLLVNDDGINAEGIQTLARYLEKDHHVTIVAPDNQMSATSHSITLTKPIIVKKKNLQGIKSEAYSVSGTPADCVRVALDKILEEPVDLVVSGINMGTNLGMDILYSGTVSAAIEANIYDIPSIAVSAEMNDGKACYEIGAKYLKYILQTVNDRFLNSKTVLNINTPCVDERNIKGIKVCRIGGMIYDYYFMEEGNEEEMSLVVSGRRKDELEKGTDRYYLKKGYVTVTPLQYDFTNFKLIEEVESWLKKS